One window from the genome of Candidatus Nealsonbacteria bacterium encodes:
- a CDS encoding metallopeptidase family protein has protein sequence MELEKFEKLVNEGIRAIPEKILKKLENVDVVIEDEPAVYQLRKIKLKRDSVLFGLYEGVPQNKRWGYGQALPDKISIFKKAIENYARSEEEIKEIVMNTVWHEIAHHFGMDEEMVRESERKRRKK, from the coding sequence ATGGAGCTTGAAAAATTTGAAAAATTGGTAAACGAAGGGATTAGAGCCATTCCGGAAAAAATTTTGAAAAAATTGGAAAACGTTGACGTTGTGATAGAAGATGAGCCTGCTGTTTATCAGCTGAGAAAAATTAAACTTAAAAGAGATTCAGTTCTTTTTGGATTATATGAAGGCGTACCCCAAAACAAAAGATGGGGTTACGGCCAGGCCTTGCCGGATAAAATAAGTATTTTTAAAAAGGCGATTGAAAACTATGCGAGGTCCGAAGAAGAAATCAAGGAAATTGTTATGAACACGGTTTGGCATGAAATTGCCCATCACTTTGGGATGGATGAAGAAATGGTGAGAGAATCGGAAAGGAAGCGCAGAAAAAAATAA
- a CDS encoding DUF3298 and DUF4163 domain-containing protein, translating into MKKNILLIIIAIILILAGISVLSIKNCIFFVKKNVAEENPINNNYLSVSVIPIHQTDNFYNIQAEYPQFKNASDEFNKKIADLITEEIDNFKKSAKENWDARRATAMPDNPVPENPEGPFDFIATWKPVQLNNEYLSFVINSYYFVGGAHGANEVHAFNYDLAKQKEITILDFLNSSQQYFEKLAELSAKEVTSKLQGNEVMIDDFLKQMIQDGTKATQENYKDFNFNYNSLIIYFQQYQVAPGAAGEITITFYKNTLDKNSIKSDYLK; encoded by the coding sequence ATGAAAAAAAATATTTTGTTAATAATAATTGCCATAATTTTAATTCTGGCCGGTATATCGGTTTTAAGTATAAAAAATTGTATTTTTTTTGTTAAGAAAAACGTTGCCGAAGAAAATCCAATTAATAATAACTATTTATCAGTATCTGTAATTCCTATTCATCAAACTGATAATTTTTATAATATACAAGCTGAATACCCCCAATTTAAAAATGCCTCAGATGAATTTAACAAAAAAATTGCCGATTTAATTACAGAGGAAATTGATAATTTCAAAAAAAGCGCAAAAGAGAATTGGGATGCGCGAAGGGCGACAGCCATGCCGGATAATCCGGTTCCTGAAAACCCCGAAGGACCGTTTGATTTTATCGCCACCTGGAAGCCGGTCCAGCTTAATAATGAATATTTAAGTTTTGTTATAAACTCGTATTACTTTGTCGGCGGTGCTCATGGCGCCAACGAAGTGCATGCTTTTAATTACGACCTGGCAAAGCAGAAGGAAATAACTATTTTAGATTTTCTAAATTCATCACAGCAATATTTTGAAAAATTAGCCGAGCTGTCGGCCAAAGAGGTTACCTCTAAACTTCAGGGCAATGAAGTAATGATAGATGATTTTTTAAAACAAATGATTCAAGACGGCACTAAGGCAACCCAAGAAAATTACAAAGACTTTAATTTTAATTATAATTCATTAATAATTTATTTTCAGCAGTATCAAGTTGCACCGGGTGCGGCCGGAGAGATAACGATAACGTTTTATAAAAACACCTTGGACAAAAATTCAATAAAATCCGATTATTTAAAATAA